A window of the Dyadobacter pollutisoli genome harbors these coding sequences:
- a CDS encoding NUDIX hydrolase, which translates to MDFKLLGLQLLWFFSLQNVAATVPFVYFLPIFFIRMHIISQQGYIQQVSIHCVIFGYQDKQLKVLVPKLHFQGDFWALPSGFVYQDEDTDEAAKRILEDRTGIKDVYLESFKTMGKASRNSRNFLDRLIELNPNTLDDETKRREYEWFTRRFIGIGYYALVDLNNVVAQKNEIDESIEWYPVNAIPQMIMDHNQLVDEAIESLRADLDRKRVAFHLLPETFTMKEVQELYETILEKSFAANNFPKRVLELNVLERLKKKFTGAANKAPYLYRFPKQNESSVKN; encoded by the coding sequence ATGGATTTCAAACTTTTAGGTTTGCAGTTGCTTTGGTTTTTTTCATTGCAAAACGTTGCGGCAACGGTTCCCTTTGTTTACTTTTTACCAATATTTTTTATACGTATGCATATCATAAGTCAGCAAGGCTATATTCAGCAAGTCTCCATTCATTGCGTCATTTTTGGTTACCAGGACAAACAGCTCAAAGTACTTGTGCCCAAGCTCCACTTCCAAGGAGATTTCTGGGCATTACCCAGCGGATTTGTTTACCAGGATGAGGACACAGACGAAGCGGCCAAGCGAATATTAGAGGATCGAACTGGTATTAAAGACGTCTACCTGGAGTCGTTTAAGACGATGGGGAAAGCGAGTCGGAACAGCCGCAATTTTCTGGATCGGCTCATAGAGCTTAACCCAAATACATTAGACGATGAAACTAAACGCAGAGAGTACGAATGGTTTACCCGCCGATTTATAGGAATTGGCTATTATGCGCTGGTTGATTTAAACAATGTCGTCGCTCAAAAAAATGAAATCGATGAGTCAATTGAGTGGTACCCTGTCAACGCCATTCCCCAAATGATTATGGACCATAATCAACTTGTTGACGAGGCAATTGAGTCCCTTCGCGCCGATCTGGACCGGAAACGGGTGGCCTTTCATTTATTGCCCGAAACATTTACGATGAAAGAGGTCCAGGAGCTTTATGAAACGATTCTTGAGAAATCCTTTGCGGCCAATAACTTTCCAAAACGTGTTCTGGAGCTCAACGTGCTGGAACGTCTGAAAAAGAAATTTACAGGTGCCGCCAACAAAGCGCCTTATCTCTACCGTTTTCCCAAACAGAATGAGTCAAGTGTGAAGAATTGA
- a CDS encoding SusC/RagA family TonB-linked outer membrane protein: MKLFLRLFMMVQICCLGSICSTSLFAQQLKVSGVVRDAQRNPVPGVNVLVAETTNGTSTDVNGNFTLSVSSLNGKLIFSSIGYERQEIELNGKSDFEIQMIESAAVLNEAVVVGYGTQKKVNLTGATEQIGSEILENRPVTRISQALQGAVGNLNITTGTGGGAPNATQSINIRGYTGLGTSGSPLIVIDGIQGGDLNSINPSDIESITVLKDAASSAIYGSSAPYGVILVNTKQGKKGKGASITYNNNLSLAQPINLPKMLNSLDFANLYNEAFANAGRAPMFSDETIQRIKDYQAGKITTETIPNPTAGSNGWQTWGASNANNDWFKIYFKDFAFSQQHNIGVTGGSDKSTYYVGGGYNYRGGMYNFGHDTYKRFNIRANITSELNKWLGFSFRSSASRQLYDTPNLYGSKTGGGNEAYMHQIARKFPSVALINPDGNYSSTSDVLLHTEGGRNKTTTDQVMLTGEFNLKFTKDWSATANYTLDGSFYDSQAHQKTLYEFLPDGSKAVIGGTSPSSFSRSNDRNFHHIINAFTTYEKQLGGHYVKLLGGYVRDYTAFQSYSASNSLLYSDNIPSLNTSYGTAPSIGDAIRKLASEGFFGRVNYNFKEKYLLEVNGRYDGSSRFLKDVRWKFYPGVSAGWNIDREAFFEPLAKTVNAFKIRASYGSLGDQYFLDANAPNWYPFYPSLSITKPTSTSWLFGSGQEAAVNYPTLVNPMLTWVTTTSTNIGTDIALLNNRLTTSFDWYVRKADDFAGPSEALPAILGASPPTANNAAIETRGFELSVGWNDHIGEVRYGIRAVLSNYSGKVIKYPNPNGALSSYHEGQKMGEIWGYKTVGLFQTEQEVAEAPAQTFLSAAAWTPGDVRYADLNGDGKIDAGASTLANPGDRTVIGNSTPRYSYSFTGDLAWKGFDLQIFLQGIAKRDVFISSNYFFGIVGNEWQSSPFTINQDRWTPETPDGFFPKYYMSDQNSKNTQTQTRYLQNAAYLRIKNLQLGYSLPASVMKAIKLQRIRLYVSAENLATFTKLAKTLDPELSIGSGKIYPLQRTFSAGLNVTF; encoded by the coding sequence ATGAAGCTTTTTTTACGCTTGTTCATGATGGTGCAAATCTGTTGTCTGGGCAGCATTTGCTCAACCAGTCTCTTCGCCCAGCAACTGAAAGTAAGCGGCGTCGTACGGGACGCGCAACGAAACCCGGTTCCCGGGGTGAACGTGCTGGTTGCCGAAACAACCAATGGTACATCGACCGATGTCAATGGCAACTTTACGTTATCAGTTTCTTCCCTAAACGGCAAATTGATTTTTTCTTCAATCGGCTATGAGCGACAGGAGATTGAGCTCAATGGCAAGTCAGATTTTGAAATCCAGATGATCGAGTCGGCTGCTGTACTGAATGAAGCTGTGGTAGTGGGCTATGGAACGCAGAAAAAAGTGAACCTCACAGGCGCTACCGAGCAGATCGGCAGCGAAATCCTGGAAAACCGTCCTGTTACGCGCATTAGTCAGGCATTGCAGGGCGCAGTGGGTAACCTCAACATTACGACCGGAACTGGCGGTGGCGCCCCTAACGCGACCCAGAGCATTAACATTCGTGGCTACACGGGTCTGGGGACTTCCGGCTCGCCGCTCATCGTCATCGACGGCATCCAGGGAGGCGACCTCAACTCGATCAACCCGTCTGATATTGAATCCATTACGGTTTTAAAAGACGCTGCTTCTTCCGCGATTTACGGATCGAGCGCTCCATACGGGGTCATTTTAGTTAATACCAAACAAGGAAAAAAAGGCAAAGGCGCCAGCATTACCTACAATAATAACCTTTCATTGGCGCAGCCGATCAACCTACCCAAAATGCTGAATTCGCTTGATTTTGCTAACCTGTATAATGAAGCATTTGCCAATGCGGGCCGTGCGCCGATGTTCAGCGACGAGACCATTCAGCGGATCAAAGACTATCAGGCGGGCAAAATCACTACGGAAACCATTCCCAACCCAACGGCTGGAAGCAACGGGTGGCAAACCTGGGGAGCCAGTAATGCAAACAACGATTGGTTTAAAATTTATTTCAAAGATTTCGCATTCAGTCAACAGCATAATATTGGTGTGACTGGCGGTTCAGACAAATCGACTTACTACGTGGGTGGCGGCTATAATTACCGCGGCGGGATGTACAATTTCGGTCACGACACCTACAAACGCTTCAACATCAGGGCTAATATCACGTCCGAACTCAACAAATGGCTTGGGTTCAGTTTCCGAAGTAGCGCCTCACGACAACTTTACGACACGCCAAATCTTTACGGCAGCAAAACGGGTGGCGGAAACGAAGCTTACATGCACCAGATCGCCAGAAAGTTTCCAAGTGTGGCTTTGATCAATCCTGACGGAAATTATTCATCCACCAGCGACGTGCTCCTGCATACGGAAGGCGGCCGAAACAAAACAACAACGGATCAGGTGATGTTGACCGGGGAGTTTAATCTGAAATTTACAAAAGACTGGAGTGCCACGGCCAACTACACATTGGACGGAAGCTTCTACGATTCCCAGGCGCATCAGAAAACATTATATGAGTTCCTGCCCGACGGCAGCAAGGCAGTGATCGGAGGAACATCGCCCAGCTCATTCTCCCGAAGCAACGATCGCAACTTCCACCACATTATCAACGCGTTTACTACCTACGAAAAGCAGCTGGGCGGACATTATGTGAAGCTGCTTGGCGGCTATGTGCGTGATTACACTGCATTCCAAAGCTATTCGGCATCCAATTCCCTGCTTTACTCGGATAATATTCCCTCATTGAATACTTCGTACGGAACTGCACCTTCCATCGGTGACGCGATCCGCAAACTGGCCTCGGAAGGCTTCTTTGGAAGGGTTAATTATAATTTCAAAGAAAAATATCTGCTGGAAGTCAATGGTCGCTATGACGGCTCTTCCCGCTTTTTGAAAGACGTAAGATGGAAATTCTATCCGGGCGTATCGGCAGGCTGGAATATCGACCGGGAAGCATTCTTCGAGCCACTTGCCAAAACGGTCAACGCATTCAAGATCCGTGCATCTTACGGTTCGCTCGGCGACCAATATTTTCTGGATGCAAACGCGCCCAACTGGTATCCGTTCTATCCAAGTCTGAGCATTACGAAGCCCACGTCCACATCCTGGCTATTCGGCTCGGGACAAGAGGCGGCTGTTAACTACCCCACGCTGGTAAATCCAATGCTGACCTGGGTAACAACCACTTCCACGAACATCGGAACTGACATTGCGCTTTTGAACAACCGCCTGACCACTTCATTCGACTGGTATGTGCGCAAAGCAGATGATTTTGCGGGTCCTTCCGAAGCATTACCGGCGATCCTGGGGGCTTCTCCGCCAACTGCCAACAATGCGGCCATTGAAACACGCGGTTTTGAATTGTCAGTCGGCTGGAACGACCACATCGGTGAGGTACGATATGGAATTCGGGCCGTTTTAAGTAACTATTCAGGAAAAGTGATCAAATATCCTAACCCGAACGGGGCACTTTCAAGCTATCATGAAGGACAGAAAATGGGCGAGATCTGGGGTTATAAAACCGTGGGCTTGTTCCAGACAGAGCAGGAAGTGGCAGAGGCGCCTGCCCAAACATTCCTCTCCGCCGCAGCCTGGACACCCGGTGACGTGCGCTACGCAGATCTCAATGGTGACGGTAAAATCGACGCGGGTGCAAGTACACTTGCGAACCCTGGCGACCGGACAGTAATCGGCAACAGTACGCCGCGCTATTCATACAGCTTTACGGGCGATCTCGCTTGGAAAGGTTTTGACTTACAGATTTTCTTGCAGGGAATTGCGAAACGCGATGTTTTTATCAGCTCCAATTACTTCTTCGGTATCGTTGGGAACGAGTGGCAAAGCTCACCCTTCACGATTAATCAGGATCGGTGGACGCCGGAAACGCCCGACGGTTTTTTCCCGAAATACTACATGAGCGACCAGAACTCGAAAAATACACAGACCCAGACAAGATATCTGCAAAATGCTGCTTACCTGCGGATCAAAAACCTGCAACTGGGTTATTCGCTACCGGCATCGGTGATGAAGGCGATCAAACTCCAGCGCATCCGCCTGTATGTAAGCGCCGAGAACCTGGCGACTTTCACCAAGCTTGCCAAAACGCTTGATCCGGAGCTTTCGATCGGGTCGGGGAAAATATATCCGTTGCAGAGAACATTCTCAGCGGGGCTTAATGTGACATTTTAA
- a CDS encoding RagB/SusD family nutrient uptake outer membrane protein gives MKKYLMLMLACAGLLAGCQEDFLDRAPETNISDAEYWKTANDLQLYVNNFYTAFPNPIGIYSPGVWGSDADEGSDNMIYTGYNAALNGERVIPSSGGGWAYGDWSALRSINYFLANYDKAEESWETKKRFVGEALFFRTYFYFSKLKTFGDLPWVNQPLDPTSAELKNARLSRAVIVDSLMNDLNKAIDYLPTKSKASSMRINKEIAQLFQARIALYEGTWEKYHAGTAFGVTGSDGEKFLQKAAQVSETLIKGNSGYQLQPTPGEDGYWRLFNQIDYSSNTEVMLWRKFDINLNGGHYWHRYTNTGAGRGMTKDLVDSYLCTDGKPIEISTLYKGDATLQTVVAGRDPRLAQTMYVADGKHIVTNNRPGGAAPALFEIPSFSAANENKPATGYQVYKGHNPDYNQQLDRGTTGFILFRYAEALLIFAEAKAELGAFSQTDADLSINLLRARVGMPALKVEAISNDPKPEFPALSPLVNEVRRERRVELACEGYRHDDLFRWAAADEKIVGWKPKGAVLAQWKDLVPAAQLATYPVDEKGYVEFYKNISGMSSGYKFNVGRDYLAPLPQDQLVLNPDIKQNPGW, from the coding sequence ATGAAAAAATATCTCATGCTCATGCTCGCCTGCGCGGGACTGCTGGCCGGCTGCCAGGAAGATTTCCTAGACAGGGCACCTGAAACAAATATCAGCGACGCGGAATACTGGAAGACCGCCAACGATTTGCAGCTGTATGTGAATAATTTTTACACCGCATTTCCTAATCCGATTGGCATTTATAGCCCAGGTGTGTGGGGCTCCGATGCAGACGAGGGCAGTGACAATATGATTTACACAGGTTATAATGCGGCATTGAATGGCGAACGCGTGATTCCTTCATCGGGCGGCGGCTGGGCTTATGGAGATTGGTCTGCATTACGCAGTATCAACTATTTCCTGGCTAATTATGACAAAGCAGAAGAAAGCTGGGAAACTAAAAAACGCTTTGTAGGTGAGGCGCTGTTTTTCCGCACCTATTTCTATTTTTCCAAACTCAAAACCTTCGGCGACCTGCCCTGGGTGAACCAACCACTTGACCCCACATCCGCGGAGCTGAAAAACGCCCGGTTATCACGCGCCGTAATCGTGGATTCTCTGATGAATGATCTCAATAAAGCGATCGATTATCTGCCAACTAAATCAAAAGCGTCTTCGATGCGCATTAACAAGGAAATTGCTCAGCTTTTTCAGGCGCGCATTGCATTATATGAAGGGACTTGGGAAAAATATCACGCGGGTACTGCATTCGGTGTGACTGGTTCGGATGGAGAAAAGTTTTTACAAAAAGCTGCGCAGGTAAGTGAAACATTGATCAAGGGCAACTCCGGTTACCAGTTGCAGCCAACACCGGGCGAAGACGGATACTGGCGGCTATTTAATCAGATTGACTATTCTTCCAACACTGAGGTAATGCTCTGGCGCAAATTTGATATCAACCTAAACGGAGGTCATTACTGGCACCGCTATACCAACACCGGCGCAGGCCGCGGCATGACGAAGGATCTGGTAGACAGCTATTTGTGCACAGATGGAAAACCGATTGAAATCAGCACTCTTTACAAAGGCGATGCAACATTGCAAACTGTAGTCGCTGGCCGTGACCCCCGCCTGGCGCAGACCATGTATGTGGCCGACGGCAAACACATTGTTACCAACAACCGCCCAGGCGGAGCGGCCCCTGCCCTTTTCGAAATCCCATCGTTCTCGGCTGCAAATGAAAACAAGCCTGCGACAGGATACCAGGTCTATAAAGGCCACAACCCGGATTACAACCAGCAGCTCGATCGCGGCACTACAGGTTTTATCCTGTTCCGTTACGCCGAAGCGCTGCTGATTTTTGCCGAAGCAAAGGCGGAACTGGGTGCATTCAGTCAAACGGACGCTGATCTTAGCATTAACTTATTACGAGCACGTGTAGGCATGCCAGCGCTGAAAGTTGAAGCGATTTCTAATGATCCAAAGCCTGAATTTCCGGCCCTTAGCCCGTTAGTTAACGAAGTACGTCGCGAAAGGCGCGTGGAACTAGCCTGCGAAGGTTACCGCCATGACGATCTTTTCCGCTGGGCTGCCGCCGACGAGAAAATCGTGGGTTGGAAACCCAAAGGTGCCGTTCTTGCACAATGGAAAGATCTTGTTCCTGCGGCTCAGCTGGCGACCTACCCGGTGGACGAAAAGGGATATGTTGAGTTTTACAAAAACATTTCCGGCATGAGCAGCGGATATAAATTTAATGTCGGTCGGGACTATCTTGCGCCACTGCCGCAGGATCAACTTGTTTTGAATCCGGATATCAAACAAAATCCGGGCTGGTAA
- a CDS encoding HAD-IA family hydrolase encodes MVVFDMAGTTVNENNAVYKTLRSAINEANFDFSLDEVLEAGAGKEKLQAIRSILMKRNIEDEQLASQIFGRFLVLLDETYSTQEIYEQDNATKLFHALKDRDVLVVLNTGYNRATAETLIKKIGWKKGSDYDLLVTASDVANNRPSPDMILNAMQHFGFEDPAEVMKVGDSTVDVMEGKNAGCLINIGITTGAHTASQLTAANPEYIVHNLIELLAIVAEENQAETV; translated from the coding sequence ATGGTAGTTTTTGACATGGCGGGCACGACAGTCAACGAAAATAATGCAGTTTATAAAACCCTTAGAAGTGCCATCAATGAAGCGAACTTCGATTTTTCTTTGGATGAAGTGCTTGAAGCGGGCGCTGGGAAGGAAAAGCTGCAGGCGATCCGTAGTATTCTAATGAAAAGGAATATTGAAGACGAGCAACTGGCAAGCCAGATCTTTGGGCGATTTCTTGTCCTGCTGGATGAAACCTACAGCACTCAAGAAATATATGAACAAGATAATGCTACGAAGCTATTTCATGCATTAAAAGATCGCGACGTATTGGTGGTTTTGAACACGGGATATAATCGTGCGACGGCAGAGACGCTTATCAAAAAGATCGGGTGGAAAAAAGGATCAGATTATGATTTATTGGTTACAGCCTCTGACGTTGCCAACAACCGCCCGTCACCCGACATGATCCTGAATGCAATGCAGCATTTTGGTTTTGAGGATCCTGCCGAAGTGATGAAGGTGGGCGACTCCACAGTGGACGTGATGGAGGGCAAAAACGCGGGCTGCCTGATCAATATCGGCATCACGACCGGAGCGCATACAGCCAGTCAGCTGACCGCAGCTAATCCAGAATATATTGTTCATAATCTGATAGAGCTTTTAGCTATCGTTGCAGAGGAAAATCAGGCGGAAACTGTCTAA
- a CDS encoding metallophosphoesterase family protein: MKRRHFIQASLAAAATGAPGSAANAEAARKNKPALTVAHITDVHIRPKDFIPARFKKSLEHLKTYKMDFVLNGGDSIFAADYKDVTRESMLAQWATWDDCIKSLSGFEVYSCIGNHDPWWQAPSKDDEMYGVAYAAKRAGMPHRYYSFTKKNWHFIILDGNNPGVSLDPEQMTWLEKELENVPADHYVLLMGHYPILTVTAAWAGGQHKDHVALRKLFYKHKDKVKVCLSGHNHLLDSNVFNDVHYFCNGAMSGYWWEKGDEQSAGPYYYQETAPGYAILKLYEDGTVENHYHEHKF; the protein is encoded by the coding sequence ATGAAAAGAAGACACTTTATTCAGGCATCCCTGGCCGCCGCGGCAACCGGCGCGCCAGGGTCTGCTGCAAATGCGGAAGCCGCACGCAAAAATAAACCTGCATTAACCGTCGCCCACATTACCGACGTCCACATCAGGCCCAAAGATTTTATTCCTGCACGTTTCAAAAAGAGCCTGGAACATTTGAAAACGTATAAAATGGATTTTGTACTCAACGGAGGCGATTCCATTTTCGCAGCCGATTACAAAGACGTAACCCGTGAATCGATGCTGGCGCAATGGGCTACCTGGGATGATTGCATCAAATCGCTGTCCGGCTTCGAAGTTTACAGCTGTATTGGCAACCATGACCCCTGGTGGCAGGCGCCTTCCAAGGACGACGAAATGTATGGCGTAGCGTATGCAGCCAAACGTGCAGGAATGCCGCACCGGTACTATAGTTTCACAAAAAAGAACTGGCATTTCATCATTCTGGACGGAAATAACCCCGGCGTGAGTCTTGATCCTGAACAAATGACCTGGCTGGAAAAAGAGCTTGAAAACGTACCAGCCGACCATTATGTGCTGCTGATGGGGCACTACCCTATTTTGACAGTTACCGCCGCCTGGGCGGGAGGGCAGCATAAAGATCATGTGGCGCTCAGGAAGCTGTTTTACAAACATAAAGACAAAGTAAAAGTCTGCCTTTCGGGTCATAATCACCTGCTCGACAGCAATGTTTTCAATGATGTGCATTACTTCTGCAATGGCGCGATGAGCGGGTATTGGTGGGAAAAGGGTGACGAGCAGTCAGCTGGCCCCTATTATTACCAGGAAACGGCTCCCGGTTATGCGATTTTAAAATTGTATGAAGACGGCACAGTCGAAAATCATTATCACGAACACAAGTTTTAA
- a CDS encoding metallophosphoesterase family protein: MKRRSFLQAASLAPVSLAGINSLVKPKEVLRFGICADLHYDLIPDATERLGAFVTAMNEQKADFIIQMGDFCTPKEINRPILEVWNRFEKSKYHVIGNHETDGGFMHAQVVDFWKAKGAYYSFDANNYHFVVLNGNEKNPAGYKGYPRYIGAEQREWLTRDLKDTKLPAIVFCHQGLDNDVAGIEQAVAIRRIFEKATNASGDSKVRMVFSGHHHQDYQNEINGIPYVQINSMSYYWAGEKKNTTTYDEALTKKYPYLSSMLRYKDPLWALVTIFSDGRIDISGTTSKFLDRSPDQAGITEVESIYPVVSVVSDRHYSSPGK; encoded by the coding sequence ATGAAACGTCGGTCATTTCTGCAAGCTGCTTCGCTTGCTCCCGTATCCCTGGCGGGAATCAATTCTTTGGTCAAACCAAAAGAAGTTCTTCGCTTCGGAATTTGTGCGGATCTGCATTACGATCTGATCCCTGATGCAACGGAGCGACTCGGTGCGTTTGTAACAGCTATGAATGAGCAAAAAGCCGATTTTATCATTCAGATGGGTGATTTTTGCACGCCAAAGGAGATTAACAGACCTATTCTGGAAGTGTGGAATCGTTTCGAAAAATCGAAATACCATGTAATCGGCAACCATGAAACCGATGGCGGGTTTATGCACGCGCAGGTTGTCGATTTCTGGAAAGCCAAAGGTGCATATTACTCTTTCGACGCCAATAATTACCATTTTGTGGTGTTGAATGGAAATGAAAAAAATCCGGCCGGCTACAAAGGTTACCCGCGGTATATTGGTGCGGAACAAAGGGAATGGTTAACCCGGGATTTAAAGGATACCAAACTTCCCGCTATCGTTTTTTGTCACCAGGGACTCGATAATGACGTGGCTGGCATTGAACAAGCCGTCGCCATCAGGCGGATTTTTGAAAAAGCAACCAATGCCTCCGGTGACTCGAAAGTGCGGATGGTTTTCAGCGGACATCATCATCAGGATTATCAGAATGAGATAAACGGCATTCCATACGTACAGATCAACAGCATGTCGTATTACTGGGCGGGGGAGAAAAAGAATACAACAACCTACGATGAAGCGCTGACGAAAAAGTATCCTTACCTGTCTTCCATGCTCCGGTATAAAGACCCGCTCTGGGCGCTGGTAACCATTTTTTCCGACGGCCGCATTGACATTAGCGGAACAACTTCAAAATTTTTGGACCGCTCGCCCGATCAGGCGGGCATAACGGAAGTAGAGAGTATTTATCCCGTTGTGTCGGTGGTTTCGGATCGTCACTATTCGTCGCCAGGAAAGTGA
- a CDS encoding alpha-L-fucosidase has translation MVCLLVGSTPFCLAQQQSKKSLRPQNTIPILSSDSKNDIIDKAAYVVPTANQYAALQNEFIAFVHFGPNTFTKMEWGNGMENPSIFNLKELDTDQWCTAMKAAGMKMVILTVKHHDGFVLWQSRYTDHGIMSSPFQNGKGDILRNLSASCKKAGLKLGIYLSPADLFQIENPKGLYGNLSKPSRRTIPRPITNRPFTSKVKFDFVVDDYNEYFLNQLFELLTEYGPVHEVWFDGAHPKTKGNQQYDYLAWRKLIRTLAPKAVIFGREDIRWCGNEAGQTRSTEWNVIPYQDNPKLMTRFGDLTAESLGSREDIFKGKFLHYQQAETNTSIREGWFYRDDIYQKVRSADDVFDIYERSAGGNSTFLLNIPPNREGRFPDQDVAVLSEVGKRIAATYEKNLFANASGPRPLLDGNAATFTLLDKASEALTITLPKPQTINRIVLQEAIGTHGERIEKHALDAWINNQWTEIITATNVGYKRILRFPEVTSAKFRVRIIESRNTPALSNVTAHYYQSSPPQLAILRDREGLVHITPQQNDFGWKPHGHNATKNINQDLEIYYTMDGSNPGPNAPRYQAPFPTESQTVRAIAISKSRQGSIAERAFGILGNNWKVVGQDSEKGKHKASLAFDADPSTYWLSDNTGAAHFIEIDLGKQQDLAGFAYTPPSKDASGMIESGVIKVSHDGKRWQQAGSFQFGNLINDPTRRVFRFEKPSAARFVRIESGIIAGQSGSAAIAELEFFVSD, from the coding sequence ATGGTGTGCTTACTTGTTGGCAGCACGCCATTTTGCCTTGCACAACAACAGAGCAAAAAAAGTTTAAGACCTCAAAATACAATCCCAATTCTGTCAAGTGATTCAAAAAATGACATCATTGACAAAGCGGCATACGTGGTTCCAACAGCCAACCAATATGCGGCACTGCAAAATGAGTTCATTGCCTTTGTTCATTTCGGGCCAAATACATTTACTAAAATGGAATGGGGCAACGGCATGGAAAATCCAAGCATTTTCAACCTGAAAGAACTGGATACAGATCAATGGTGCACGGCTATGAAAGCTGCCGGGATGAAAATGGTCATATTGACCGTCAAGCATCACGATGGTTTTGTGCTTTGGCAAAGCCGGTACACTGATCACGGAATCATGTCCTCCCCTTTTCAAAATGGCAAAGGGGATATTTTAAGGAATCTGTCTGCGTCGTGCAAGAAAGCAGGCCTGAAACTGGGCATTTATCTGTCTCCGGCAGATCTGTTTCAGATTGAAAATCCGAAAGGCTTGTACGGTAACCTGAGCAAGCCTTCCCGACGCACGATTCCCCGACCAATTACAAACAGACCTTTTACAAGCAAGGTGAAGTTTGATTTTGTAGTGGATGATTATAATGAGTATTTCCTCAATCAACTCTTCGAACTACTGACTGAATATGGCCCGGTTCATGAGGTTTGGTTCGACGGCGCTCATCCGAAAACGAAAGGAAACCAGCAATACGATTATCTCGCCTGGCGTAAACTGATCAGGACATTGGCACCGAAGGCGGTGATTTTCGGTCGTGAGGATATCCGGTGGTGCGGCAATGAGGCAGGCCAAACGCGTTCCACAGAATGGAACGTGATCCCGTATCAGGATAATCCCAAACTCATGACGCGTTTTGGAGATCTTACAGCGGAGTCGCTCGGTAGCCGGGAAGATATTTTTAAGGGCAAGTTCTTACATTATCAGCAGGCAGAAACCAACACGTCCATTCGCGAGGGCTGGTTTTACCGAGATGATATTTATCAAAAGGTCCGCAGTGCCGATGATGTGTTCGATATTTATGAGCGCTCGGCAGGAGGAAATTCTACTTTCCTGCTCAACATTCCCCCAAACCGCGAAGGTCGATTTCCAGACCAGGATGTAGCCGTACTTAGTGAAGTGGGCAAACGTATCGCTGCAACTTACGAAAAGAATCTTTTTGCCAATGCTTCCGGGCCCAGACCGCTACTGGATGGCAATGCTGCAACCTTTACATTATTGGATAAAGCTTCCGAAGCGCTCACAATTACACTTCCTAAGCCACAAACCATTAACCGTATTGTTTTGCAGGAGGCGATCGGCACTCATGGAGAAAGAATTGAGAAACACGCCTTGGACGCCTGGATTAACAATCAGTGGACTGAAATTATTACTGCCACCAATGTTGGTTACAAACGAATTTTGCGCTTCCCGGAGGTAACCTCCGCTAAGTTCAGGGTCAGGATTATTGAGTCAAGAAATACGCCTGCGCTCTCCAATGTGACGGCACATTACTACCAGTCAAGCCCGCCGCAGCTTGCCATTTTACGTGACCGAGAGGGATTAGTGCACATTACGCCGCAGCAAAATGATTTCGGATGGAAACCTCATGGTCATAATGCGACAAAAAACATCAATCAAGATCTGGAAATCTATTATACTATGGATGGAAGCAATCCAGGGCCAAATGCACCGCGATATCAAGCGCCATTCCCGACCGAATCACAGACAGTCCGTGCGATAGCAATCAGCAAAAGCCGCCAGGGAAGCATTGCTGAAAGAGCGTTCGGAATTTTGGGAAACAATTGGAAGGTTGTCGGTCAGGACAGTGAAAAGGGCAAACATAAGGCATCTCTGGCATTTGATGCCGACCCGTCCACATATTGGTTAAGCGATAACACCGGCGCAGCACATTTTATCGAAATTGACCTGGGCAAACAACAGGATCTTGCAGGTTTTGCTTACACACCGCCGTCCAAAGATGCGAGCGGTATGATTGAGAGCGGCGTGATCAAGGTCAGTCATGATGGCAAGCGATGGCAGCAAGCTGGGAGCTTCCAATTCGGCAATCTGATCAACGATCCTACCCGACGCGTTTTCCGTTTTGAAAAACCCTCAGCCGCAAGATTCGTTCGGATCGAATCCGGGATTATCGCTGGGCAAAGCGGCTCGGCCGCAATTGCAGAACTAGAGTTTTTCGTTTCTGACTAA